In one Arenibacter antarcticus genomic region, the following are encoded:
- a CDS encoding AMP-binding protein — protein MDLNYNTIHPKFKFNGNYYGFKDLQEQAYCLVKEGEGYEIAIGDFLLDWLDGSDVVKVNTSGSTGIPKIITLQKKHMVNSALATGTFFNMREGTKALHCLPTTFIAGKMMLVRAIVLGWELQCVAPNSHPLQSVKDYYDFGAMVPLQIENSLSCIGQIGTVIVGGAPMSAALKRNVALLPVNVFETYGMTETITHIAVKKVIHKQSSDNETDGGVAFIALPKVYFSTDERGCLVINASHISDVEVVTNDVVRLHSDTEFEWLGRFDNVVNSGGIKLIPEQIESKLLALLTSRFFVAGIVDATLGHKLILVVEGLDDSSQLQKDIQTLTSLDKYEIPKEIYTIPKFMETGSGKVNRGETLRALELN, from the coding sequence ATGGATCTGAACTATAATACTATTCACCCTAAATTTAAATTCAACGGAAACTATTACGGTTTTAAGGATCTGCAAGAGCAGGCTTATTGTTTGGTGAAAGAGGGTGAGGGATATGAGATAGCGATAGGGGATTTTTTACTGGATTGGTTGGATGGGTCTGATGTAGTGAAGGTGAATACCTCTGGTTCTACAGGTATTCCTAAAATAATAACCCTACAAAAAAAACACATGGTCAATTCCGCATTGGCCACCGGTACTTTTTTTAATATGCGGGAAGGGACCAAGGCATTACATTGTTTGCCTACTACCTTTATAGCGGGTAAAATGATGTTGGTAAGGGCCATAGTTCTAGGATGGGAGCTCCAGTGTGTTGCGCCAAATTCCCATCCGTTACAATCGGTTAAGGACTATTACGATTTTGGCGCAATGGTACCCCTTCAAATAGAAAATTCTCTTTCCTGTATAGGTCAAATAGGTACTGTAATCGTTGGTGGTGCTCCTATGTCTGCAGCCTTAAAAAGGAATGTAGCCTTGCTTCCTGTAAACGTATTTGAAACTTATGGTATGACCGAGACCATTACCCATATTGCCGTAAAAAAGGTGATTCACAAGCAGAGTAGCGACAATGAGACTGATGGTGGAGTAGCTTTTATAGCGCTTCCCAAGGTATACTTCTCCACAGACGAACGGGGATGTTTGGTAATAAATGCTTCCCATATTTCGGATGTTGAAGTAGTGACAAACGATGTAGTGCGCCTTCATTCGGATACGGAATTTGAGTGGTTGGGGCGATTTGATAATGTTGTTAATTCTGGCGGGATAAAATTAATTCCCGAACAAATAGAATCCAAGTTATTGGCATTGTTGACCTCTAGATTTTTTGTTGCTGGAATTGTAGATGCCACCTTGGGACATAAATTGATTCTTGTGGTGGAAGGATTGGACGATTCTTCACAATTGCAAAAGGATATCCAAACTCTTACCTCCCTTGATAAATACGAAATTCCGAAGGAAATCTACACCATCCCCAAGTTTATGGAGACTGGAAGTGGAAAGGTAAATAGGGGAGAAACTTTACGAGCTTTAGAGTTAAATTGA
- a CDS encoding CPBP family intramembrane glutamic endopeptidase: MYIEQGYKGKHESWRYVVGVLLIFIGWQIIGMIPLMAALVLKSLGAETMPMDIGGMSKLLGSNMFLFLMLLSFVFGLLATFVTVKFIHNQSIVALTTSRKNIDWKRVFYAFGVWAGITLIILGIDIYLSPEDYELNFRLEPFLILCAISIFLIPLQTSFEEYFMRGYLMQGIGIMVGKRWVPLVITSLIFGLLHLFNPEVEKLGYGIMVYYIGTGFFLGIITLMDEGLELAIGFHAANNLLTALLVTADWTAFQTESLYRDISEPVLGWDVFVPVLVIYPILIYVFSKKYGWTNWKDRLAGDVKSKESLQLVEANGSEL, translated from the coding sequence ATGTATATAGAACAAGGGTATAAAGGTAAACATGAATCTTGGCGGTATGTGGTTGGGGTTTTATTGATTTTTATTGGTTGGCAGATTATTGGAATGATTCCCCTTATGGCAGCTTTGGTCCTCAAATCCTTGGGAGCGGAAACGATGCCTATGGATATTGGAGGAATGTCTAAACTACTGGGGAGCAACATGTTTTTGTTTCTAATGTTATTATCCTTTGTTTTTGGATTATTGGCCACCTTTGTTACCGTAAAATTTATTCATAACCAATCCATAGTTGCTCTAACCACTAGCAGAAAAAATATAGATTGGAAAAGGGTGTTCTACGCGTTTGGAGTATGGGCAGGGATTACCCTGATTATACTGGGAATTGACATTTACCTTTCCCCAGAGGATTATGAACTCAATTTTAGACTGGAACCCTTTTTAATCCTTTGTGCTATATCTATTTTCCTTATCCCCTTACAAACCAGTTTTGAGGAATATTTTATGCGTGGATATTTAATGCAAGGTATTGGTATTATGGTAGGTAAGAGATGGGTGCCCTTGGTCATAACCTCCTTAATATTTGGGCTGTTGCACCTTTTTAATCCTGAAGTGGAAAAATTAGGGTATGGTATAATGGTTTATTATATAGGTACAGGTTTTTTCTTGGGAATTATTACGTTAATGGATGAAGGTTTAGAGCTAGCAATTGGCTTTCATGCGGCCAATAATTTGCTGACGGCTTTGTTGGTTACCGCTGATTGGACTGCCTTTCAGACAGAATCTCTCTATAGGGATATATCCGAGCCAGTATTGGGATGGGATGTGTTTGTGCCCGTCTTAGTAATTTACCCAATACTGATATATGTGTTTTCCAAAAAATATGGCTGGACAAATTGGAAAGACCGTCTTGCAGGGGATGTGAAATCTAAGGAGAGTTTACAATTAGTAGAAGCAAATGGATCTGAACTATAA
- a CDS encoding o-succinylbenzoate synthase, giving the protein MKATYKKYILDFKRPSGTSRGVMTQKETWFISLHREARSGIGECGILRGLSIDDVPGYEEKLKWTCNNIHLGKEVLWDALADYPSIQFGLEQAFLSLESKDMFELFPSEFTKGERVIPINGLVWMGDEAFMHQQIAQKLVEGFRCIKMKIGAIDFNKELSILASIRKTYDQNQIELRVDANGAFSPAEAMEKLRLLAPYDIHSIEQPIKAGQTAAMKELCGNSPIPIALDEELIGITKVTDKEELLLTINPQYIILKPSLVGGFKGSEEWIAIAERLHIKWWVTSALESNIGLNAIAQWTYTLQNKLPQGLGTGSLYTNNFQSPLTVENGHIGYSKNKNWEENLMESLCI; this is encoded by the coding sequence ATGAAAGCTACCTATAAAAAATATATTCTGGATTTTAAAAGACCAAGTGGCACTTCTAGGGGTGTTATGACCCAAAAGGAAACTTGGTTTATTAGTTTGCACAGGGAGGCCCGTTCTGGAATTGGGGAATGTGGCATATTGAGGGGATTGAGTATAGATGATGTTCCCGGATATGAGGAGAAATTAAAATGGACCTGTAATAATATCCATCTGGGGAAAGAGGTGCTTTGGGATGCTCTTGCAGATTATCCCAGCATACAGTTTGGATTGGAACAGGCATTCCTCTCCCTAGAATCCAAAGACATGTTTGAATTATTTCCCTCAGAATTTACCAAGGGAGAGCGCGTCATTCCTATCAACGGCTTGGTGTGGATGGGAGATGAAGCATTTATGCACCAACAGATAGCTCAAAAACTTGTAGAAGGGTTCCGTTGTATTAAAATGAAGATCGGGGCAATCGATTTTAATAAAGAGTTGTCCATCCTAGCTTCCATACGTAAAACTTACGACCAAAATCAGATAGAACTAAGAGTAGATGCCAATGGAGCCTTTTCCCCTGCCGAGGCCATGGAGAAGTTACGCCTTTTGGCACCTTATGACATTCACTCTATAGAACAGCCCATAAAAGCGGGACAAACTGCTGCAATGAAAGAATTGTGTGGAAATTCTCCGATTCCTATCGCGCTAGATGAAGAACTTATTGGGATTACTAAAGTAACAGATAAGGAAGAATTGCTACTAACCATAAATCCACAATATATTATTTTAAAACCGAGTTTAGTTGGAGGATTTAAAGGGAGCGAAGAGTGGATAGCCATAGCAGAGCGACTCCATATTAAATGGTGGGTTACCAGCGCCCTAGAGAGTAATATTGGACTAAATGCCATTGCACAATGGACGTATACCTTACAGAATAAATTGCCCCAAGGATTGGGGACCGGTAGTCTATATACCAATAATTTTCAGAGCCCATTAACGGTTGAAAATGGACATATAGGATATTCGAAAAATAAAAATTGGGAAGAAAATTTAATGGAAAGTTTATGTATATAG
- a CDS encoding SDR family oxidoreductase, translating to MTTNRDKVIWITGASSGLGKALTLELNSNGSKLIISSRNMEQLLTVKRNCPNPENIAVLPLDLENYSTMSALVSKAMDIYGPIDILINNAGISQRSLILDTDLGVYQKLMEVNYMGTIALTKALLPHYVGRKQGQFVTVTSLMGKFSSPYRSGYCGAKHALHGFFDTLRMEHATDNIKVTMICPGFANTNIARNALTAKGASQKENDKATQNGMSPEKFAKKMLRAMQSDKFEAYIGKWEIMGVYMKRFFPKLLHRMVLKSQVR from the coding sequence ATGACAACAAACAGGGATAAGGTTATATGGATTACCGGAGCTTCTTCCGGATTAGGTAAAGCGCTGACATTGGAACTGAACAGCAATGGTAGCAAATTAATTATTTCTTCCAGAAACATGGAGCAGCTCCTAACCGTAAAAAGAAATTGCCCCAATCCTGAAAATATTGCGGTACTTCCATTGGACTTGGAAAATTATAGTACCATGTCTGCATTGGTAAGTAAAGCAATGGATATTTACGGCCCAATAGACATTTTGATCAACAATGCTGGGATAAGTCAACGATCACTGATTCTAGACACCGATTTAGGTGTTTATCAAAAGCTTATGGAAGTGAACTATATGGGTACAATTGCGTTAACCAAAGCCTTGCTTCCCCATTATGTAGGTCGAAAGCAAGGCCAATTCGTTACCGTAACCAGTCTAATGGGTAAATTTAGTTCCCCGTACCGATCTGGTTATTGTGGAGCCAAACATGCGCTGCACGGTTTTTTTGATACCCTTAGAATGGAGCATGCCACTGACAATATAAAAGTGACCATGATCTGTCCGGGATTTGCAAACACCAATATAGCAAGAAATGCACTGACCGCTAAGGGAGCATCCCAAAAAGAGAATGACAAGGCCACCCAGAACGGAATGTCCCCGGAAAAATTTGCAAAAAAAATGCTACGGGCCATGCAAAGCGATAAATTTGAAGCCTATATAGGAAAATGGGAAATAATGGGCGTTTATATGAAACGATTTTTCCCAAAACTCTTGCACCGAATGGTTTTAAAGAGCCAGGTTCGTTAA
- a CDS encoding metal-dependent hydrolase — MQITFLGHASLLISVGDKTLLVDPFISGNEKAKGKINIHDLTPDYILVTHAHQDHILDVEEIALRSKAIVISNFEIATYFENKGITVHPMNHGGNWSFDFGDLKYVNAIHTSSFPDGSYGGQPGGFVLTSGGKQIYIAGDTALTMDMKLIPLYAKLDLAILPIGGNFTMGINDAVMASDFVECDKVLGYHFDTFGYIEIDHKKAVQTFSDAGKELVLLQIGEKLEI, encoded by the coding sequence ATGCAAATCACATTTTTAGGGCACGCTTCCCTACTAATTTCGGTAGGAGATAAAACACTTTTGGTAGATCCATTTATTTCTGGAAATGAAAAGGCAAAAGGGAAAATTAATATCCATGACCTTACACCCGATTATATTTTGGTTACCCATGCCCATCAAGATCACATTTTGGATGTAGAGGAAATAGCCCTTAGGAGCAAAGCAATAGTTATCAGTAACTTTGAAATAGCAACTTATTTCGAAAATAAGGGAATTACCGTACATCCTATGAATCATGGTGGTAACTGGAGTTTCGATTTTGGAGATTTGAAATATGTAAACGCTATCCATACTTCGTCTTTTCCCGATGGATCCTATGGGGGACAACCAGGAGGTTTTGTTTTGACCTCAGGAGGTAAACAAATCTATATCGCTGGCGATACGGCATTGACCATGGATATGAAACTGATTCCATTGTACGCCAAATTGGACCTGGCTATTTTACCGATTGGGGGTAATTTTACAATGGGGATCAACGACGCCGTTATGGCTTCTGACTTTGTGGAGTGTGATAAGGTATTGGGGTATCACTTCGACACCTTTGGCTACATTGAAATCGATCATAAAAAGGCGGTACAAACCTTTTCCGATGCAGGGAAAGAGCTTGTTTTATTGCAAATAGGGGAGAAGCTGGAAATATAA
- a CDS encoding sensor histidine kinase, whose amino-acid sequence MIEFLSKKLVVFALCSLSLWSVMAQEKEAVPKLFQEFKSMQKTDERFHYFFSTRNRYIDNSAYDWQAMVNLYHNNSKKEYDSLSVTKYEIMQAQLFYDIGDFSKSVAIANNLYDNLEGLDLEEKRILLDLIDDNYAKLGLYDRQFEIRNEKKKLGISDKVVFYDIYASLGLHRKAMDDYIKDMLKTLGEDDYFGQAEYQNNVGTYLLLDMSTPTALTYYKKAEGFINVYLNDISRQKTEQEIIKGNLLKGVIEGNIGKCYARLKEFDLAIPFLENSIATIEEYNMGEFFKEYVVNTLELSDCHLQKEEYGKARELLLKVAALNSVDNIVRRNGLLAAYFDRTGDYKNSVDYLKRNVKIMDSLNKNESSMKKQQLAAVAGQEIEYSKKMMEEQKLDLEKSKSDLQAKDERIHIVFISLIFTLLGFAGLVYAYLKSIKNQRLIEDQKKIIEASLVEKDSLLKEIHHRVKNNLQMVSSLLSLQTKNTRSKAAIQALEEGKSRVKAMALIHQKLYQNDDLSVIEMQGYIESLINSVQSVYKKGGHSINITIDAEGVELDIDRAIPFGLILNELVSNSFKYAFPDEVKDDGNGKIYIHLNKNNEKGYFEYSDNGIGLPEDTDIRENSSMGIRLINRLVNQLQSTLNIDKTTEGVRFWFNFK is encoded by the coding sequence ATGATAGAGTTCTTAAGTAAGAAGTTGGTAGTATTTGCCCTGTGTTCCCTCAGTTTGTGGAGTGTCATGGCTCAGGAAAAAGAAGCGGTGCCCAAACTATTTCAGGAGTTTAAAAGCATGCAAAAGACTGATGAAAGATTTCATTATTTCTTTAGCACGCGCAATCGTTATATAGATAATTCAGCCTATGATTGGCAAGCCATGGTTAACCTATATCACAATAACTCCAAAAAAGAGTACGATTCATTAAGTGTAACGAAATATGAGATAATGCAGGCCCAATTGTTTTATGATATTGGGGATTTTAGCAAAAGTGTAGCCATAGCCAATAACTTGTATGATAACCTAGAAGGACTAGATTTGGAGGAGAAGAGAATTCTTTTGGATCTAATCGACGATAATTATGCGAAGTTGGGACTATATGACCGCCAATTTGAAATAAGAAACGAGAAAAAGAAATTAGGAATCTCCGACAAGGTTGTTTTTTACGACATATACGCTAGTCTGGGACTTCATAGAAAGGCTATGGACGACTATATTAAGGATATGTTGAAAACTTTGGGAGAGGATGATTATTTTGGACAAGCGGAATATCAAAATAATGTAGGCACCTATCTGTTGTTGGATATGTCCACGCCCACAGCGCTTACCTATTACAAAAAGGCCGAGGGGTTTATCAATGTCTATCTAAATGATATTAGTAGGCAGAAAACCGAACAGGAAATCATTAAAGGAAATTTACTCAAAGGTGTTATTGAAGGGAATATAGGGAAATGTTATGCCCGACTTAAGGAATTTGACTTGGCCATTCCTTTTTTGGAAAATTCCATTGCTACTATAGAGGAGTACAATATGGGTGAATTTTTCAAAGAATATGTAGTAAATACGTTAGAATTATCGGACTGTCATTTACAGAAGGAAGAATATGGCAAGGCTAGGGAGTTGCTTCTTAAGGTGGCGGCTCTCAATAGTGTGGATAATATTGTTAGGAGAAATGGTTTGTTGGCTGCCTACTTCGATAGAACTGGGGATTATAAAAACTCCGTTGATTATTTAAAAAGGAATGTGAAAATTATGGATTCGTTGAATAAAAATGAGTCCTCAATGAAAAAGCAACAGTTGGCCGCAGTTGCAGGTCAGGAAATTGAGTACTCCAAAAAGATGATGGAGGAACAAAAGCTGGATTTAGAAAAGTCCAAAAGTGACCTTCAGGCTAAGGATGAACGGATACACATTGTGTTTATTTCCTTGATATTTACACTATTGGGTTTTGCGGGACTGGTATATGCTTATCTGAAAAGTATTAAAAATCAAAGGCTTATAGAGGATCAAAAAAAGATAATCGAAGCTTCCTTGGTAGAAAAGGATTCGCTTTTAAAGGAGATCCACCATAGGGTGAAAAACAATCTTCAAATGGTTTCCAGTTTGCTTAGCCTCCAGACCAAAAACACAAGGAGTAAGGCAGCGATACAGGCATTGGAGGAAGGAAAGAGTAGGGTAAAGGCCATGGCGCTGATCCATCAGAAATTGTATCAAAACGATGACCTTTCCGTTATAGAAATGCAGGGATATATCGAAAGTCTTATCAATAGTGTACAATCGGTATATAAAAAAGGAGGTCATAGTATTAATATCACGATAGACGCCGAAGGGGTTGAGTTGGATATCGATAGGGCAATTCCTTTTGGGCTTATCTTAAACGAATTGGTCTCCAACTCCTTTAAATATGCATTTCCGGATGAAGTAAAGGACGACGGAAATGGAAAAATATATATCCACCTAAATAAAAATAACGAGAAAGGGTACTTTGAATACTCTGATAATGGAATAGGATTACCTGAAGACACAGATATAAGGGAAAATTCCTCTATGGGAATACGTTTGATAAACCGATTGGTAAATCAGCTACAATCTACTTTAAATATCGATAAAACTACAGAGGGAGTTCGGTTTTGGTTCAATTTTAAATAA
- a CDS encoding LexA family transcriptional regulator yields the protein MNDDLDIAIKRFTEIRRELGFTQAEFANLLGVSNTTADIERGRTKLSGTVVAQLLKQFNINPLWLFGDSTHRHLSPVNDSVLPKVVTVDSSDNENMVLVNAKAAAGYPQNIQDTSWYRQLPAFDIPLPEFRNATYRGFQVDGDSMMPNLRTGEWVLAKAVESLQDVNPNKIYVVVLYDAVLVKKIEKSPDPREISLISINENYPPYRVKTDQVQELWQVGSKLTFGVDATSENGLLRQLQESMEELKSQIRRVNN from the coding sequence ATGAACGATGATTTAGATATTGCAATCAAGCGTTTTACTGAGATACGTAGAGAACTTGGTTTTACCCAAGCTGAATTTGCTAACCTTTTAGGGGTTTCCAATACCACTGCAGATATAGAGCGTGGTAGAACAAAATTATCAGGGACCGTAGTTGCTCAACTGCTTAAACAATTTAATATAAATCCGCTTTGGTTGTTCGGGGACAGTACCCATAGGCATTTGTCTCCCGTTAATGACAGTGTTTTACCTAAAGTAGTTACTGTTGATTCTTCTGATAATGAAAATATGGTATTGGTAAACGCAAAGGCGGCAGCAGGATATCCCCAAAATATACAGGATACTAGTTGGTATAGGCAACTTCCCGCCTTTGATATTCCACTTCCCGAGTTTAGAAATGCTACCTATCGCGGCTTTCAGGTAGATGGGGACAGTATGATGCCTAACTTACGAACAGGGGAGTGGGTCTTGGCAAAGGCAGTAGAAAGTTTACAGGACGTTAATCCAAATAAAATTTATGTGGTAGTCTTGTACGATGCTGTATTGGTGAAGAAAATAGAAAAATCTCCAGATCCTAGGGAGATCAGCCTCATTTCCATAAATGAGAATTATCCGCCCTATCGCGTTAAAACTGATCAAGTGCAGGAGTTGTGGCAAGTAGGTAGTAAATTAACATTTGGCGTGGACGCTACTTCTGAGAATGGCTTGTTACGCCAATTACAGGAATCCATGGAGGAATTGAAAAGTCAGATTAGACGGGTAAATAATTAG
- a CDS encoding TIGR03915 family putative DNA repair protein yields the protein MENAKILRYDGSFNGFLSVIYRTFETKMRVMDIQINKKVQKGLFTETETIITDRDKARRVWNGIQIKNNAAIKTIYFSFLSETNGIELPLYKYIYSLYHDLSEGELEELQSIKIKLHHYAGMVAREKHRIEAIAKFRISQDDIYFSALAPHCDVLPLISKYYRSKFPHNEFLIYDLKRRYAIYYDLGKTEIITRDLSPIHTKETLSRTNLKPLVNNFLYSNNTIPEPTTFRGEKTAV from the coding sequence ATGGAAAACGCAAAGATTTTACGTTACGACGGAAGCTTCAATGGATTTCTATCTGTTATATACAGGACCTTCGAAACCAAAATGAGAGTGATGGATATTCAGATAAATAAAAAGGTCCAAAAAGGCCTTTTTACAGAAACGGAGACTATTATCACCGATCGGGATAAGGCCAGGCGTGTTTGGAATGGGATCCAGATAAAAAACAATGCCGCTATTAAAACTATATATTTTTCCTTTTTGAGCGAAACAAACGGCATTGAATTACCGCTCTATAAATACATCTATTCCCTTTATCATGATCTTTCAGAAGGGGAGTTGGAAGAATTGCAATCCATTAAAATAAAACTTCATCATTATGCTGGTATGGTTGCTAGGGAAAAGCATAGGATAGAGGCAATCGCAAAATTCAGGATTTCCCAAGATGACATTTATTTTTCTGCCTTGGCTCCACATTGTGATGTATTGCCATTGATATCCAAATATTATCGATCAAAATTCCCCCATAATGAGTTTTTGATCTACGATCTTAAACGGCGTTATGCAATTTATTACGATCTGGGGAAAACAGAAATAATCACCAGAGACCTCTCTCCTATCCATACCAAGGAAACCCTGTCTAGGACAAACTTAAAACCCTTGGTCAACAACTTCCTTTATTCAAATAATACTATTCCTGAACCCACCACTTTTAGAGGTGAAAAAACAGCTGTCTAA